From Riemerella anatipestifer ATCC 11845 = DSM 15868, a single genomic window includes:
- a CDS encoding J domain-containing protein, producing MKNYYYFLGISEEATSEDIKKAYRKLSLKYHPDKNENDSFFVERFREVQEAYEVLINSSSRSLYDQKLAQIQQNIKSDQPPYIKTFHANKLRVKKGEEIILNWQTQNADVIKIIPFGLVKNYGEKRVKITQFDANGECKILLNATNTLLQKTVAKGITIKEIQEVETPLFETHFTNTKQQSNIANRPSKLPYILALLLVILLLFWLFR from the coding sequence GTGAAGAATTACTATTACTTTTTAGGGATTTCGGAAGAGGCTACATCGGAAGACATTAAGAAGGCTTACCGAAAGTTATCACTTAAATATCACCCTGATAAAAACGAAAACGATTCATTTTTTGTGGAGCGTTTTAGAGAGGTTCAAGAGGCTTACGAGGTGCTTATCAACTCAAGTAGTAGAAGCTTATATGACCAAAAACTAGCACAAATACAACAAAACATCAAATCCGACCAGCCACCTTATATCAAGACTTTCCATGCAAATAAACTCCGAGTAAAAAAAGGAGAAGAAATTATTTTAAATTGGCAGACACAAAACGCCGATGTAATAAAAATAATCCCTTTTGGTCTAGTAAAAAATTATGGAGAAAAAAGGGTGAAAATCACACAATTTGATGCCAACGGAGAGTGTAAAATTTTACTGAACGCTACCAATACACTATTGCAAAAAACCGTTGCCAAAGGCATTACTATAAAAGAAATACAAGAGGTAGAAACACCTCTCTTTGAAACTCATTTTACCAATACAAAACAACAATCTAATATTGCTAACCGACCTAGTAAACTTCCGTATATTCTAGCTCTATTGTTGGTGATACTACTTTTATTTTGGCTTTTTCGTTAA
- a CDS encoding complex I subunit 4 family protein codes for MLLSLLLLPLVGSGLVFAWKSSQSRYLAFGIALVQLLLAFVMLFNFNYADSVGGEMQYQIQYDWSYLIRSSLSFGVDGMGMLMILLTNILVPFIILSSFNQQTSYRNTFYGLILLMQFGLLGVFTALDGLLFYIFWEVTLIPIWFICGIWGQEDQRIKTTTKFFVYTFFGSLFMLVGLVYLYNHSDSFALIDLYNAALNTEQQTFVFWLIMMAFAVKLPLFPFHTWQPDTYTYAPTQGSMLLSGIMLKMAVYGVLRYLLPIAPEAVLGLSGKIIMVMAIVGIIYGALIAIVNNDVKRIIAYSSLSHVGLMVAGIFASAIVTLNGTFTYEGAEGAMVQTFAHGINVVGLFYCADILIKRFGTRDLRQMGGLARVAPKFAVLFMVILLGSMAVPLTNGFIGEFMLLKAVFSYNTLAVIVSGLTVILAAVYMLRLYGKAMFGEGDETVLSQVKDLSAVEFSVLAGLSVFVIVLGVYPNIIIEMVQSSLKFIYLSVIS; via the coding sequence ATGTTATTATCATTATTACTATTACCTCTTGTAGGTTCAGGATTGGTTTTTGCTTGGAAGAGCTCTCAGAGTAGGTATTTGGCATTTGGTATAGCTTTAGTCCAGCTGTTACTGGCATTTGTGATGTTGTTTAATTTCAACTACGCAGATTCTGTAGGTGGGGAAATGCAGTACCAAATACAATACGATTGGAGTTATTTGATAAGAAGTAGCTTAAGCTTCGGTGTAGATGGTATGGGAATGCTAATGATATTGCTTACCAATATTTTAGTGCCTTTTATCATTCTGTCTTCGTTTAATCAGCAGACATCTTATAGAAATACTTTTTATGGGCTTATCTTATTGATGCAGTTTGGTCTTTTAGGCGTTTTCACTGCGTTAGATGGTCTGTTATTCTATATATTTTGGGAAGTTACCCTTATTCCTATATGGTTTATATGCGGAATTTGGGGGCAAGAAGACCAAAGAATTAAAACAACTACTAAGTTCTTTGTTTATACTTTCTTTGGTTCTTTATTCATGTTGGTAGGTTTAGTTTATTTATACAATCATTCAGATTCTTTTGCTTTGATAGATTTGTATAATGCGGCTCTAAATACTGAACAGCAAACCTTTGTTTTCTGGTTAATTATGATGGCATTTGCGGTTAAGTTGCCGTTGTTTCCTTTCCATACTTGGCAGCCAGATACTTATACTTATGCACCAACGCAAGGCTCTATGCTTTTGTCGGGGATTATGCTTAAAATGGCAGTTTATGGAGTATTAAGATATCTATTACCAATAGCTCCAGAGGCTGTATTAGGTCTTTCTGGTAAAATAATAATGGTAATGGCAATAGTGGGGATCATCTATGGAGCGTTGATAGCCATTGTGAATAATGATGTTAAGAGAATTATCGCTTATTCATCTCTATCGCATGTGGGGTTAATGGTTGCAGGAATTTTTGCTTCTGCTATTGTTACACTTAATGGTACGTTTACTTATGAAGGTGCTGAGGGTGCTATGGTACAAACTTTTGCACACGGTATCAATGTAGTAGGATTATTCTACTGTGCTGATATTCTCATCAAAAGATTTGGTACAAGAGACCTTCGTCAGATGGGTGGATTGGCTAGAGTAGCACCTAAGTTTGCGGTTCTGTTTATGGTTATTTTATTAGGGTCTATGGCGGTTCCGTTGACAAATGGATTTATTGGAGAATTTATGTTACTAAAAGCCGTATTTAGCTACAATACATTAGCAGTAATAGTTTCTGGATTAACAGTAATCTTAGCAGCAGTATATATGTTAAGACTTTATGGTAAAGCAATGTTTGGGGAAGGAGATGAAACTGTTTTATCACAAGTTAAAGACCTTTCAGCGGTAGAATTTTCGGTATTGGCAGGGTTATCTGTTTTTGTAATAGTATTGGGAGTATATCCTAACATCATTATAGAAATGGTGCAAAGTTCGTTAAAGTTTATTTACTTATCTGTGATAAGTTAA
- the nuoK gene encoding NADH-quinone oxidoreductase subunit NuoK: MEMNSFVQNIPLDYYVVLSTFLFCLGVLGVLLRKNAIVILGCVELMLNSVNLLLVAFSTYYGDAHGQMLVFFIMVVAAAEVAVGLAIITMMYRNIKSVDISILNKLKG; encoded by the coding sequence ATGGAAATGAATTCTTTTGTACAGAACATTCCTTTGGATTATTATGTAGTTTTATCTACATTTTTATTCTGTTTGGGTGTTTTGGGTGTTTTGTTAAGAAAAAATGCCATTGTTATTTTGGGATGTGTAGAGCTTATGCTTAATTCTGTAAATCTATTATTAGTAGCATTTTCTACCTATTACGGAGATGCTCATGGGCAGATGTTAGTGTTTTTCATTATGGTGGTAGCTGCGGCAGAAGTAGCTGTGGGACTGGCTATTATTACTATGATGTACCGAAATATAAAATCAGTAGATATTAGTATTTTAAATAAATTAAAAGGATAA
- a CDS encoding NAD(P)H-binding protein produces the protein MKKAVVIGGTGATGKALLNTLSNDLSYQSVVALSRREGISLLPKVEICKVDFNHLEQSSAIISGDVAFSCLGTTLKDAGSQDAQWRVDYDYQYTFAKIAKESGISTLVLISSMGADKKSPIFYSKMKGKLEEAIAELNFPNLIILRPSLLIRPNTKRLGERISLLILNTFNKIGLLKKYQPISVEDLSKAMVKSVERYKTGTHILELKQILELV, from the coding sequence ATGAAAAAAGCAGTAGTTATTGGTGGGACGGGAGCTACAGGTAAGGCTCTATTAAATACACTTTCTAACGATTTATCGTATCAGTCGGTGGTGGCGTTATCTAGGAGAGAGGGTATTTCATTGTTGCCAAAAGTGGAAATTTGTAAAGTAGATTTTAATCATTTAGAACAAAGTTCGGCTATTATTAGCGGAGATGTTGCATTTTCTTGTTTAGGAACTACGCTTAAAGACGCTGGAAGTCAGGACGCTCAATGGCGTGTGGATTATGATTATCAATACACATTTGCTAAAATAGCCAAAGAAAGCGGTATTTCTACATTGGTTTTAATTTCTTCTATGGGAGCAGATAAAAAGTCGCCAATTTTCTATTCTAAAATGAAGGGTAAACTAGAGGAGGCAATTGCAGAACTTAATTTCCCTAACCTTATTATTTTAAGACCAAGTTTACTTATACGCCCTAATACCAAGAGATTGGGAGAGCGTATTTCACTACTTATATTAAATACTTTTAATAAAATAGGATTACTGAAAAAATATCAACCTATATCAGTGGAAGATTTAAGTAAAGCAATGGTAAAATCGGTGGAAAGATACAAAACAGGCACTCATATTTTAGAACTAAAACAAATTTTGGAATTGGTTTAA
- the nuoL gene encoding NADH-quinone oxidoreductase subunit L translates to MENIVYAIVLFPLLGFLINGLLGKRLPKIVVGGLATAVVFVSFLLSVYIFTQFNSDSPALVVKAFEWFRVNGMQVNFGFQVDQLSLMMMMIITGIGSLIHLYSIGYMSHDEGFYKFFTYLNLFIFSMLLLVMGSNYLILFIGWEGVGLCSYLLIGFWYKNQEYGKAARKAFIMNRIGDLGLLIGIFMLASEVNAVDYLSVAQNSSKFAIDSPVVIFITLSLFVGAVGKSAQLPLFTWLPDAMAGPTPVSALIHAATMVTAGIYLVVRSNFLYSLAPTTLDVILYIALLTAALAAFMALKQNDIKKVLAYSTVSQLGFMFVALGVGAYTAAMFHLMTHAFFKALLFLGSGSVIHAMSGEQDMRFMGGLKKYIPITHATFLIGTLAISGMPLFSGMISKDEILVSAYAKNPIFWVILFVIAAMTATYMFRLYYLTFHGSFRGTEEQKHHLHESPLNMTLPLMVLSVLSLLGGFLNLPHFIAHGEYQTLHHWLEGLYYVYTKETVEVPFNVEMILLGLTVLMFFVVWFAVRYLYVTKNKQPKAEYTGWEKLSAQKLYIDEIYNAAVVKPVEGLGKLTSMFDKGILDRLVTLVGLGSVGSGRAFKKVQNGNVENYILIMSLAIGIILIINFLVL, encoded by the coding sequence ATGGAAAATATAGTTTATGCAATTGTTCTTTTTCCTTTATTAGGCTTTTTAATCAACGGGTTACTAGGGAAAAGATTACCTAAAATTGTAGTAGGCGGTTTGGCTACTGCGGTGGTATTTGTTTCATTTTTACTTTCGGTTTATATCTTTACACAGTTCAATTCGGATAGCCCAGCTTTAGTGGTAAAGGCTTTTGAATGGTTCCGTGTTAATGGTATGCAGGTTAATTTTGGGTTTCAGGTAGACCAGCTTTCTTTAATGATGATGATGATCATTACAGGGATTGGTTCTTTAATCCATTTGTATTCTATTGGTTATATGAGCCACGATGAAGGCTTCTATAAATTCTTTACTTACCTCAACCTGTTTATATTTTCTATGTTACTTCTAGTAATGGGAAGTAACTATTTGATTCTGTTTATCGGTTGGGAAGGTGTTGGTCTTTGTTCTTATTTATTGATTGGTTTTTGGTATAAAAATCAAGAATATGGTAAGGCGGCTAGAAAGGCTTTCATTATGAACCGTATAGGAGATTTAGGTTTGTTGATAGGTATTTTTATGTTAGCATCTGAAGTGAATGCGGTAGATTATCTAAGTGTAGCTCAAAACTCATCTAAATTTGCCATTGATAGCCCAGTGGTTATCTTCATCACATTGAGTTTATTTGTAGGAGCGGTAGGTAAATCAGCACAATTGCCGTTATTTACATGGTTACCAGATGCCATGGCAGGACCTACTCCAGTATCTGCTCTTATCCACGCAGCTACGATGGTTACAGCGGGTATTTATTTGGTAGTTCGTTCTAACTTCTTATATTCTTTAGCACCTACAACATTAGATGTTATCTTGTATATAGCATTGCTTACAGCAGCTTTAGCAGCGTTTATGGCGTTAAAGCAAAACGATATTAAAAAGGTATTGGCTTACTCTACTGTATCTCAGCTAGGGTTTATGTTTGTAGCTTTGGGAGTAGGAGCTTATACAGCGGCTATGTTTCATTTGATGACACACGCTTTCTTCAAGGCATTACTATTCTTAGGTTCGGGTTCTGTAATCCACGCAATGAGTGGAGAGCAAGATATGAGATTTATGGGAGGACTTAAAAAGTATATTCCTATAACTCACGCTACTTTTCTTATAGGTACATTGGCTATATCAGGAATGCCGTTATTTTCAGGTATGATTTCTAAAGATGAAATATTGGTGTCAGCGTATGCTAAAAATCCAATATTCTGGGTAATTCTTTTCGTAATAGCAGCTATGACGGCTACTTATATGTTTAGATTGTATTACCTTACTTTCCACGGTTCTTTCAGAGGAACAGAGGAGCAAAAACATCACCTTCACGAGAGCCCACTTAATATGACTTTACCATTGATGGTTTTATCAGTGTTGTCTTTGTTGGGTGGTTTCTTGAATTTGCCTCATTTTATAGCTCACGGAGAATACCAAACTTTACACCATTGGTTAGAAGGGTTATATTATGTTTACACAAAGGAAACGGTTGAAGTTCCATTTAATGTAGAAATGATTTTACTAGGGCTTACAGTACTAATGTTCTTTGTAGTTTGGTTTGCCGTAAGATATTTGTATGTTACTAAAAACAAACAGCCTAAAGCTGAATACACAGGCTGGGAAAAACTGTCTGCTCAAAAATTATATATAGACGAAATTTACAATGCTGCTGTGGTAAAACCAGTGGAAGGCTTGGGTAAATTGACTTCTATGTTTGATAAAGGAATTTTAGACCGTTTAGTAACGCTTGTAGGTTTAGGTTCGGTAGGTTCAGGTAGAGCATTCAAAAAAGTTCAGAATGGAAATGTAGAAAACTACATTTTAATTATGTCTTTGGCGATAGGTATTATTTTAATTATTAACTTTTTAGTTCTATAA
- the gcvP gene encoding aminomethyl-transferring glycine dehydrogenase: MNTQAFVNRHISLNEQDTQAMLSKIGVSSIEELISQTIPADIRADKDLSISEPLSEYEMLSHSKELASKNYLFDNYIGFGYHNVILPSVIQRNILENPSWYTAYTPYQAEIAQGRLEALLNFQTVVSSLTGFPLSNASLLDEGTAAAEAMHMFFENRTREQKKAEANRFFVSELVLPQTIAVLQTKADGLGIEIVVGCHEKENLNEGFFGVLLQYPGKNGVVLDYTESIAKYKENNLQVAVACDPMALVKLKSPASMGADCAVGTTQRFGIPMGYGGPHAAFFACQESYKRDIPGRIIGVSQDMYGKRALRMALQTREQHIKREKATSNICTAQVLLAVMAGMYCVYHGPKGLEFIADQIHYKANALAESLKILGYQVVEEASFDTVKIALSEEEKLNLMMLMRGQSINLNYFTEGIVSIALNEACTEDKLQKLLDAFANFKAKQSFKINIKEECTLPKDLLRTDEILKDEVFNKYHTETELMRYIKRLERKDLSLTHSMISLGSCTMKLNAATEMLPLSWAEWGSVHPFVPTEQAGGYQLLIKELEKDLAEITGFAGTSLQPNSGAQGEYAGLMVIREYHKSRGEGHRNIVLIPQSAHGTNPASAVMAGMKVVVVKNLESGEIDFEDFKAKAEEHGENLSAVMITYPSTYGFFDANIRQITSLVHQYGGQVYMDGANMNAQVGFTSPGLIGADVCHLNLHKTFAIPHGGGGPGVGPICVAEHLVPFLPSNPNIGVGGSQAIQAISSAPYGSSLVLNISYAYIKMLGAQGLKKATEHAILNANYLKDVLKEHFPILYTNAQGRVAHECIVDFRQFKTLGIEVADVAKRLMDYGFHAPTVSFPVAGTLMIEPTESESKAELDRFAEALISIKKEIEEIANGQADAQNNVLKNAPHTEQVVLSDSWDKPYSREKAAYPLDWVREHKFFASVSRVDEAYGDRNLVCTCAPIENYM; encoded by the coding sequence ATGAATACACAAGCCTTTGTTAATCGTCACATTAGTCTTAACGAGCAAGACACACAGGCGATGCTTTCTAAGATAGGAGTATCTTCAATAGAGGAGCTCATTTCTCAAACCATACCAGCAGATATTAGAGCGGATAAAGATTTAAGCATTTCAGAACCCCTATCGGAGTACGAAATGCTTTCTCATTCTAAGGAGTTAGCTTCTAAAAATTATCTTTTTGATAATTACATTGGGTTTGGTTATCACAATGTAATATTACCGTCGGTAATTCAGAGAAATATTTTAGAAAATCCTAGTTGGTACACGGCTTATACTCCATATCAGGCAGAGATAGCACAAGGTAGGCTAGAAGCACTACTTAACTTCCAAACAGTGGTGTCTTCATTAACGGGCTTTCCTTTATCTAATGCCTCTTTATTAGATGAAGGTACAGCAGCGGCAGAGGCTATGCATATGTTCTTTGAAAACCGAACTAGAGAGCAGAAAAAAGCAGAAGCTAATCGTTTTTTTGTGTCAGAGTTGGTGTTGCCACAGACGATAGCTGTACTTCAAACTAAAGCAGATGGACTAGGGATAGAAATCGTAGTAGGTTGCCACGAGAAAGAAAATCTAAACGAAGGCTTTTTTGGTGTGCTACTTCAGTATCCAGGTAAAAACGGAGTGGTATTAGACTATACAGAGTCTATTGCCAAATATAAAGAAAACAATCTACAAGTAGCGGTGGCTTGTGACCCAATGGCATTGGTTAAGCTGAAATCTCCTGCCTCTATGGGGGCGGATTGTGCGGTAGGTACTACACAGAGATTTGGTATTCCTATGGGATATGGTGGTCCACACGCAGCATTTTTTGCTTGTCAAGAATCTTACAAGAGAGATATACCTGGTAGAATTATAGGGGTTTCTCAAGATATGTACGGTAAGAGAGCGTTAAGAATGGCGTTACAGACTAGAGAACAACATATCAAAAGAGAAAAAGCGACTTCTAACATCTGTACAGCACAGGTTCTTTTGGCGGTAATGGCAGGAATGTACTGTGTGTATCACGGACCTAAAGGTCTAGAGTTTATTGCAGACCAAATTCACTATAAAGCGAATGCACTTGCGGAGTCTTTAAAAATATTAGGTTATCAAGTGGTAGAAGAAGCAAGTTTTGATACTGTTAAAATAGCATTGTCAGAGGAAGAAAAACTCAACTTAATGATGCTAATGAGAGGGCAGAGTATCAACCTGAATTACTTTACCGAAGGTATCGTAAGTATAGCACTCAATGAGGCTTGTACTGAAGATAAGTTACAAAAATTATTAGATGCTTTTGCGAATTTTAAAGCGAAGCAAAGTTTCAAAATCAATATAAAAGAAGAATGTACTTTACCTAAAGACTTATTAAGAACAGACGAAATATTGAAAGATGAAGTCTTTAATAAGTACCATACGGAAACAGAGCTGATGCGTTATATCAAGAGATTAGAGAGAAAGGATTTATCTCTAACTCACTCTATGATTTCGCTAGGGTCTTGTACAATGAAACTGAATGCTGCTACTGAAATGTTGCCATTATCTTGGGCAGAGTGGGGTAGTGTTCATCCATTTGTACCTACAGAACAAGCAGGTGGTTATCAGTTATTGATTAAAGAATTAGAAAAAGATTTAGCAGAAATTACAGGTTTTGCAGGAACTTCTTTACAGCCTAACTCTGGAGCTCAAGGCGAGTATGCGGGGCTTATGGTCATTCGTGAATATCATAAATCTAGAGGAGAGGGGCATAGAAATATCGTGTTAATTCCTCAGTCTGCTCACGGTACTAACCCAGCATCGGCAGTAATGGCGGGTATGAAAGTGGTTGTAGTGAAAAATCTAGAAAGCGGAGAAATAGATTTTGAAGACTTTAAAGCCAAAGCAGAAGAACACGGCGAAAACCTTTCTGCGGTAATGATTACCTATCCTTCTACTTACGGTTTCTTTGACGCTAATATCAGACAAATTACCAGTTTAGTACACCAATACGGCGGACAAGTTTATATGGACGGTGCAAATATGAACGCTCAAGTAGGCTTTACAAGTCCAGGGCTTATTGGGGCAGATGTGTGCCACCTTAACCTTCATAAAACATTTGCAATCCCTCACGGTGGAGGTGGTCCAGGGGTAGGACCTATCTGTGTGGCAGAGCATTTAGTTCCGTTTTTACCGTCTAATCCTAATATCGGGGTAGGTGGTTCACAGGCAATTCAGGCAATTTCTTCTGCACCTTATGGGTCGTCATTAGTGCTTAATATCTCTTATGCTTATATCAAGATGTTAGGAGCTCAAGGTCTTAAAAAGGCTACGGAACATGCCATACTTAATGCCAATTATCTAAAAGATGTTCTAAAGGAACATTTCCCTATTCTTTATACTAATGCTCAGGGCAGAGTGGCACACGAGTGTATTGTGGACTTCCGCCAGTTTAAGACACTAGGTATAGAGGTAGCCGATGTTGCTAAACGATTGATGGACTACGGTTTCCATGCACCTACAGTGAGTTTCCCTGTGGCAGGTACGCTAATGATAGAGCCAACCGAATCTGAAAGTAAGGCTGAACTAGACCGTTTTGCAGAAGCTCTTATTTCTATTAAGAAAGAGATAGAAGAAATAGCTAACGGACAAGCTGATGCTCAAAATAATGTGCTTAAAAATGCACCACACACAGAGCAAGTGGTACTTTCTGACTCTTGGGATAAACCTTACTCTAGAGAGAAGGCGGCTTATCCTTTAGATTGGGTACGAGAGCATAAATTCTTTGCATCTGTATCTAGAGTAGATGAGGCTTATGGAGACAGAAACTTAGTGTGTACTTGTGCACCTATAGAGAATTATATGTAG
- a CDS encoding NADH-quinone oxidoreductase subunit J family protein, which produces MEQIVFYIISGLAVISAIYFVAAKNPLYSILSLVITFFSIAGLYILLNAQFLGIVQIIVYAGAIMVLFLYVLMMLNLKEKDEGKKNNLMKFAGIFSAGLLLVGFVGALRGYVGNELPVTEITEGVGLTKNLGRLLFNEYVLPFELASILILSGIVGAVLIGKKDL; this is translated from the coding sequence ATGGAGCAGATTGTTTTTTATATTATTTCAGGTTTAGCGGTTATTAGTGCTATCTATTTTGTAGCAGCTAAAAATCCGTTATATAGTATATTGTCTTTAGTAATTACATTTTTTTCTATAGCAGGATTGTATATATTACTTAACGCTCAATTTTTGGGAATTGTGCAGATTATAGTATATGCAGGAGCTATTATGGTTTTATTCTTATATGTGCTTATGATGCTCAATCTAAAGGAGAAAGACGAAGGCAAAAAGAATAACCTAATGAAATTTGCAGGAATTTTCTCTGCAGGACTTCTTTTAGTAGGTTTTGTAGGAGCTTTAAGAGGTTATGTAGGAAATGAATTACCTGTAACTGAGATTACAGAAGGTGTAGGGCTTACCAAAAATTTGGGAAGATTATTGTTTAATGAGTATGTATTGCCGTTTGAGTTGGCTTCAATTTTAATTCTTTCGGGGATTGTAGGAGCGGTGCTAATTGGTAAAAAAGATTTATAA
- the tpx gene encoding thiol peroxidase: MAKLTLKGNEISSVGELPKLGETIKDFNLVASDLSEKTKNDFSGKRKVLNIFPSIDTGVCAASARKFNEEASKLDNTIVINISRDLPFALGRFCAAEGLNNVETLSDFRSDFGEEFGVTLLDSPLKGLLSRAVVITDENDKVIYTEQVSEITNEPNYEAALASLK; the protein is encoded by the coding sequence ATGGCAAAACTAACTTTAAAAGGTAATGAAATTAGTAGTGTAGGAGAACTTCCTAAACTAGGAGAAACAATAAAAGACTTTAATCTAGTAGCTTCAGATCTAAGCGAAAAAACTAAAAATGACTTCTCAGGAAAAAGAAAAGTACTTAACATTTTTCCAAGTATAGACACGGGAGTATGTGCCGCTTCAGCGAGAAAATTTAATGAAGAAGCATCTAAGTTAGATAATACGATAGTGATAAATATCTCTAGAGATTTACCATTTGCATTAGGGCGTTTTTGTGCTGCAGAAGGTTTAAATAATGTAGAAACACTATCTGATTTTAGAAGTGATTTTGGAGAAGAATTTGGTGTTACTTTATTAGATTCACCGCTTAAAGGATTGTTGAGTAGAGCGGTTGTCATCACTGATGAAAATGATAAAGTGATTTATACAGAACAAGTATCTGAAATTACTAATGAACCTAACTATGAAGCCGCTTTAGCGAGCTTAAAATAA
- a CDS encoding NADH-quinone oxidoreductase subunit N, translated as MSVLITIFITAVIALFTGVFNQGKYARYVGILGLGIALYVSFLPDCTFFEKYNAMFSYSANTALFTKISLVVTLLLFFIAGFAFSNHRSHQSELYALMLFSLCGGIILFGFQNMVTLFLGIEILSIPLYVMAGSAKTNLRSVEASMKYFLMGAFATGFLLFGIALIYGSTGSFDLATIHLFGGAHGATSKMFLLGIVMMLVAMAFKVSLAPFHMWSPDVYQGAPSLITGFMASVVKIAGFYAFFKVMTLAFIGGFSTWINIVAVLIILTLILSNIMGLAQTNAKRMLAYSSVSHAGYIALIFFGFSSLSAYNLAFYLFAYSLATVGVFMCLIWVEKIKRETSFEAFNGLAKTEPLLAVVASVSLLSMAGIPLTAGFIGKFNVFSQAISGNATVLVIVAILGSALSIAYYLRLIIAMFFYQESSFKTSEKVSITYNIMAVVLVLLLVAMGVYPDLFAMQFGLY; from the coding sequence ATGAGTGTTTTAATTACTATATTTATCACAGCAGTTATTGCTTTGTTTACGGGTGTTTTTAATCAGGGTAAATATGCTAGGTATGTAGGAATTCTTGGTTTGGGAATTGCGTTATATGTTAGTTTCCTTCCTGATTGTACTTTTTTTGAAAAATACAATGCGATGTTTAGCTATAGTGCTAATACAGCATTATTTACCAAAATATCTTTGGTGGTAACTCTTTTATTATTTTTTATTGCAGGTTTTGCATTTAGTAATCATAGAAGTCACCAGTCGGAGCTTTATGCTTTAATGCTATTTTCTCTTTGTGGAGGTATTATTTTGTTTGGATTCCAAAATATGGTTACTCTATTTTTAGGAATAGAGATACTGTCTATACCGCTTTATGTTATGGCGGGGAGTGCTAAAACCAATCTTCGTTCTGTAGAAGCGTCTATGAAATACTTTTTGATGGGTGCTTTTGCTACGGGCTTTTTGCTTTTCGGTATCGCGTTAATTTATGGAAGTACAGGAAGTTTTGATTTAGCTACTATCCACCTTTTTGGAGGAGCACACGGAGCTACAAGCAAAATGTTTTTATTAGGAATTGTAATGATGTTGGTGGCTATGGCATTTAAAGTCTCTTTAGCACCATTCCATATGTGGAGTCCAGATGTATATCAAGGAGCACCGTCTCTTATTACAGGCTTTATGGCATCGGTGGTTAAGATAGCAGGATTTTATGCGTTTTTCAAAGTGATGACTTTAGCATTTATCGGAGGTTTTTCTACATGGATTAACATTGTAGCTGTGCTTATTATCTTAACGCTTATTCTGTCTAACATTATGGGATTAGCACAAACCAATGCTAAGAGGATGTTGGCTTACTCTAGTGTTTCTCATGCAGGATATATAGCACTCATATTTTTCGGTTTTAGTAGTCTTTCCGCATATAATTTAGCATTCTACCTATTTGCTTATTCTTTAGCAACAGTTGGGGTATTTATGTGTTTGATATGGGTAGAAAAAATAAAGAGAGAAACTTCTTTCGAGGCATTTAATGGTTTGGCAAAAACAGAACCTTTATTAGCTGTTGTAGCTTCTGTATCTCTGTTGTCAATGGCTGGTATTCCGCTTACGGCAGGGTTTATAGGTAAGTTTAATGTTTTTAGTCAAGCTATTTCGGGCAATGCTACTGTACTGGTAATTGTAGCCATCTTGGGTTCTGCCTTGAGTATCGCTTATTATTTAAGATTGATTATAGCGATGTTCTTCTATCAAGAAAGTTCATTTAAAACCAGTGAAAAGGTAAGTATTACTTATAATATTATGGCGGTAGTACTTGTATTGTTACTAGTAGCAATGGGAGTATATCCAGATTTATTTGCTATGCAATTTGGACTTTATTAA